A genome region from Streptomyces sp. NBC_01296 includes the following:
- a CDS encoding class I SAM-dependent methyltransferase, which translates to MTAHLYWDEVWRTDSGRTGDWSRPHPWVVDEAARLQKLGAVDVLDLGCGVGRHAVWFAEAGFTSSGTDASEAAVLAAREESVKRGVQVGLEVGDFGELPYADDSFDYVLAFNVVYHNDEAGLGRVLDEVRRVLRPGGVYQSTMLSKRNGEYGRGNEVGPNTFRQPGATDDKVHPHMYVDAADLLRLHAGFRLLSATDAEHAKPGSFHWHCVFELPGEDVAGTNHGRFAQRAGE; encoded by the coding sequence ATGACAGCCCATCTCTACTGGGACGAGGTCTGGCGCACCGACAGCGGGCGCACAGGCGACTGGTCGCGGCCGCACCCGTGGGTCGTGGACGAGGCCGCCCGGCTGCAGAAGCTCGGCGCCGTGGACGTACTGGACCTCGGCTGCGGCGTCGGCCGGCACGCCGTCTGGTTCGCGGAGGCGGGGTTCACCAGCTCCGGCACCGACGCCAGCGAGGCGGCCGTCCTGGCCGCCCGGGAGGAGAGCGTCAAGCGCGGGGTGCAGGTCGGCCTCGAAGTCGGCGACTTCGGCGAACTTCCCTACGCGGACGACAGTTTCGACTACGTCCTCGCCTTCAACGTGGTCTACCACAATGACGAGGCCGGGCTCGGACGCGTACTCGACGAGGTACGGCGCGTACTGCGCCCGGGCGGCGTCTACCAGTCCACGATGCTCTCCAAGCGCAACGGCGAGTACGGGCGCGGCAACGAGGTCGGCCCCAACACCTTCCGCCAGCCCGGGGCCACCGACGACAAGGTGCACCCGCACATGTACGTGGACGCGGCCGACCTGCTGCGCCTGCACGCGGGATTCCGGCTGCTCAGCGCCACCGACGCCGAGCATGCCAAGCCCGGCTCCTTCCACTGGCACTGCGTCTTCGAGTTGCCCGGGGAGGACGTGGCCGGCACCAACCACGGCCGCTTCGCGCAGAGGGCCGGGGAATAG